In Zingiber officinale cultivar Zhangliang chromosome 1A, Zo_v1.1, whole genome shotgun sequence, a genomic segment contains:
- the LOC121999997 gene encoding sufE-like protein 2, chloroplastic: MEATADTRWFRVSSRSCAPRRQWLRLPADFVRCVHAARPFPAGVDRARHRLGRLANEFRSLPEPLDRVKRLLDYASELPAFPEAGRVPANAVSGCTARVWLAVAADDGEQGRTRMRFAADSDSEIAKGFCSCIVTVLDGALPEEVLEMTTEDFGALEVMGSPARAVNSRVNTWNNVLISMQKRTRELMAAREEKEKQQEGGRFICGTWRRSSGDRGASVPRIPDKS, encoded by the coding sequence ATGGAAGCAACCGCCGACACGAGGTGGTTTCGGGTGTCCTCTCGCTCATGCGCCCCCCGGCGCCAGTGGCTGCGACTGCCGGCGGACTTCGTGCGCTGCGTCCACGCGGCCAGACCTTTTCCAGCCGGCGTCGACCGCGCCCGCCACCGCCTAGGCCGCCTCGCCAACGAGTTCCGCTCCCTGCCGGAGCCGCTGGACCGCGTGAAGCGCCTGCTCGACTACGCCTCGGAGCTGCCGGCGTTCCCGGAGGCCGGCCGCGTGCCGGCCAACGCCGTGTCGGGCTGCACAGCGCGGGTGTGGCTGGCGGTGGCGGCGGACGACGGCGAGCAGGGGCGCACCCGCATGCGGTTCGCGGCGGACTCGGACTCGGAGATCGCCAAGGGGTTCTGCTCCTGCATCGTGACCGTCCTCGACGGGGCGCTGCCGGAGGAGGTGCTGGAGATGACGACGGAGGACTTTGGTGCGCTGGAGGTGATGGGGTCGCCGGCGAGGGCGGTGAATTCGAGGGTCAACACCTGGAACAACGTGCTCATAAGCATGCAGAAGAGGACCAGAGAATTGATGGCGGCGAGGGAGGAAAAGGAGAAGCAGCAGGAGGGAGGGCGATTCATATGCGGGACGTGGCGGCGGAGCAGTGGCGACAGAGGAGCTTCGGTTCCAAGGATACCGGATAAATCTTAG